The proteins below are encoded in one region of Micromonospora pisi:
- the ispG gene encoding flavodoxin-dependent (E)-4-hydroxy-3-methylbut-2-enyl-diphosphate synthase, with the protein MTAVSLGMPAVPPPPLAPRRNSRQIMVGSVPVGGGAPVSVQSMTTTLTADVNATLQQIAELTASGCQIVRVAVPSQDDVEALPAIAKKSQIPVIADIHFQPKYVFAAIDAGCAAVRVNPGNIRQFDDKVAEIARAAEAARVPIRIGVNAGSLDKRLLSKYGKATAEALVESALWECSLFEEHGFRDIKISVKHNDPVVMIRAYRQLAEQCDYPLHLGVTEAGPAFQGTIKSAVAFGALLAEGIGDTIRVSLSAPPVEEIKVGNQILESLGLRERGLEIVSCPSCGRAQVDVYKLAEEVTAGLEGLPVPLRVAVMGCVVNGPGEAREADLGVASGNGKGQIFVRGQVVKTVPEAQIVETLIEEALRLADEMGAELPEELRDMIVGPTVTVH; encoded by the coding sequence GTGACCGCTGTCAGTCTCGGTATGCCGGCCGTACCTCCGCCACCACTCGCACCCCGGCGCAACAGCCGGCAGATCATGGTCGGATCGGTGCCGGTCGGCGGTGGAGCGCCGGTCTCGGTGCAGTCGATGACCACCACCCTGACCGCCGACGTGAACGCGACCCTTCAGCAGATCGCCGAGCTGACCGCCTCCGGTTGCCAGATCGTCCGGGTCGCCGTGCCGTCCCAGGACGATGTGGAGGCGCTACCGGCGATCGCGAAGAAGTCCCAGATCCCGGTGATCGCCGACATCCACTTCCAGCCGAAGTACGTCTTCGCCGCGATCGACGCCGGCTGCGCGGCGGTCCGGGTGAACCCGGGCAACATCCGCCAGTTCGACGACAAGGTGGCCGAGATCGCCCGCGCCGCCGAGGCGGCCCGGGTGCCGATCCGGATCGGCGTCAACGCCGGTTCGTTGGACAAGCGACTGCTCAGCAAGTACGGCAAGGCCACCGCTGAGGCGCTGGTCGAGTCGGCGCTCTGGGAGTGCTCGCTCTTCGAGGAGCACGGCTTCCGGGACATCAAGATCTCGGTCAAGCACAACGACCCGGTGGTGATGATCCGCGCGTACCGGCAGCTCGCCGAGCAGTGCGACTATCCGCTGCACCTCGGCGTGACCGAGGCGGGTCCGGCGTTCCAGGGCACGATCAAGTCAGCCGTCGCGTTCGGTGCGCTGCTGGCCGAGGGGATCGGCGACACCATCCGGGTCTCGCTCTCCGCGCCGCCGGTCGAGGAAATCAAGGTCGGCAACCAGATCCTGGAGTCGCTGGGTCTTCGTGAGCGCGGCCTGGAGATCGTCTCCTGCCCGTCCTGCGGTCGGGCCCAGGTCGACGTCTACAAACTCGCCGAGGAGGTCACCGCCGGTCTGGAAGGGCTGCCGGTGCCGCTGCGGGTGGCCGTGATGGGCTGCGTCGTGAACGGACCGGGCGAGGCCCGGGAGGCGGACCTCGGCGTCGCGTCGGGCAACGGCAAGGGCCAGATCTTCGTACGCGGCCAGGTGGTCAAGACCGTGCCCGAGGCGCAGATCGTCGAAACCCTGATCGAAGAGGCGCTGCGGTTGGCCGACGAGATGGGAGCCGAGCTCCCTGAGGAGCTGCGGGACATGATCGTCGGTCCCACCGTCACCGTGCACTAG